The genomic window TTGGCGGTTTTGTAATGTCTCTTTTGATTTTACCTTATATTCTTTCACTTTAAAATTTCAAAAATGAATAATTTAGAAAATAAAAATATTGATACAGAAGGAATCAACGCAAGTCAGAAAAAAGAAACTGGATTTGCAAACCTTAAATATTTAATCGTCGGAATCTTTTTCGGGATTGTGTTTGTAAAAGCAGAGATTATCAGCTGGTTTCGTATTCAGGAAATGTTTCATCTGCAGTCTTTCTTTATGTATGGTGTAATTGGAAGCGCGGTGGCAGTCGGCGTTGTTTCTGTTTTCATCATTAAAAAATTCAATACCAAAACGCTTCAAGGCGAAAAAATCGAGATCCAGCCTAAAACTTTCAATAAAGGGCAAGTCTACGGCGGACTTATGTTCGGTTTTGGATGGGCGATTACTGGCGCTTGCCCAGGTCCGCTTTTCGCGCAAATTGGAACTGGAGCAACTGTAATTGTGGTTACTTTATTAAGTGCTATTGCTGGAACTTGGTTTTATGGTTTGATTAAAGATAAACTGCCTCATTAAAAATTTTTGTTTCAAGTTTCAAGTTTCAGGTTTCAGGTTTCAGGTTTCAGGTTTCAGATTTCAGATTTCAGATTAACTTAACATAACGTAAACCCGACAGGTTTTTTAAACCTGTCGGGTTTATTCTTTTAAAAAAGATTCATTCCGTAGGAATGTCTTGTCGGTAGAAAATTAGATGTGATTGCGATTATACGTTCCGTAGGAACGTTTGATACATTATTTCAAATGCATTATTTTCATAAATCAAGTGTCCCTACAGGACACAATGCAAAACAATATTATGATTTTTCTACCAACGAGATATTCCTACGGAATACAAAAGATTCGTTTCTTCATAGAACTCCCATTTAGTTATATCTTCCACTATCACTTCAAATCCGAAACCTGAAACTTGAAACCTGAAACAAATAAAAACCAAAAACTTTTCTTCATTACTTTTTAATTTCATTCCGTAGGAATGTCTCGTCGGTAGAATTTTAAAATTCATTACGATCATTATGTTCCATCGGAACATTTGATTAATAAACATATATATTCTAAAAATCAAGTGTCCCTACAGGACACAATGCAAAACAATACTATCATTTTTCTACCGACGAAATATTCCTACGGAATAAAAAAGATCGTTTCTTCATAGAACTTCCCATTTCGTTATAGCTTCCAAGTATCACTTAAAACCTGAAACTTGAAACCTCAAACCTGAAACAAATAAAACCAAAAATTTTTTCTTCATCACTTTTTAATTTCATTTCGTTAAGTTTGCTTTCGAACAACATTTCCTAGAAAATAAAAATATGATCCGTTCCGAACAGTTATCTCAATTACAAAATACACAAGAATGGGACGTAATTATAATTGGCGGCGGTGCCAGCGGTTTAGGAACTGCAATTGATGCTGCCAGCCGAGGTTATAAAACAATCTTATTAGAAGCTGTAGATTTTGCAAAAGGAACCTCAAGCAGAAGTACAAAACTGGTTCATGGCGGCGTGCGTTATTTGGAACAAGGAGATATTCATTTGGTAAGAGAAGCTTTAAAAGAAAGAGGTTTAATGATTCAAAATGCCAATCATTTAGTAAAAAATCAATCTTTTGTTATTCCAAATTACCATTGGTTTGGCGGTTATTTTTACACTTTCGGATTAAAAATTTACGATTTATTATCAGGACGTTTGAGTTTAGGAAGTTCTAAATATCTTTCGAAAAAGAAAACAATTGAACTGCTTCCTAACGTTGAGGAAAACGGATTGAAAAATGGTGTTATTTATCACGATGGACAATTTGATGATTCTCGTCTAGCAGTCAACATGGCTCAGACCGCTGCAGAAAATGGAGCCTGTATTTTAAATTATGTAAAAGTTGTCAATTTACTAAAAGACAATAGTAATCAAGTAATTGGTGTTCAAGCTCAAGATTTAGAAAGCGGTATTAAATATGAGCTACAAGGTTCTGCCATTATAAACGCAACTGGAGTTTTTACAAACGCTATCATGAAACTCAATGATAATATTTACAAAAAATATATTGTTCCAAGTCAGGGAATTCATTTAGTATTTGATAAATCTTTCTTACCCGGCGGAAATGCCTTAATGATTCCGAAAACAAAAGATGGAAGAGTTTTGTTTGCTGTTCCGTGGCACAATCATATTGTAGTGGGAACGACAGATACTTTAATTAAAAAACAAAGTTTAGAACCAATTGCATTAGAAAGTGAAATTGAATTTGTTCTGGATACAGCACAACGATTCTTAGCCAAAAAACCAACACGAGCCGATGTATTATCAGTTTTTGCAGGTTTACGCCCGTTAGCCGCTCCGAAAGAAGAAGGTAAAAGTACCAAAGAAGTTTCCAGAAGCCATAAAATAATTGTTTCAGAAACGGGACTAATTACTATTACTGGAGGAAAATGGACAACTTACAGAAAAATTGCCGAAGACCTAATAGACAAAGCTATTAAAACGGGAAAATTAACAAAAAAGGAATGCGTTACAGAACATCTTTCTATTCACGGAAATAAACCTACAACTTCTCTCGCTAGAGAAAATCACCTTTATATATATGGTTCTGATATTCCAAAAATACTCGAATTACAGCAAAGCAAACCTGAGTTAAAAGAAAAGCTGCATCCTGATTACGAATTTACAATGGCTGAAGTTGTTTGGGCGATTCGTTATGAAATGGCAAGAACTATTGATGATATATTGGCAAGACGAGTACGATTATTATTCTTAGATGCCAAAGCTGCAATTGAAGCTGCAGAAAAAACAGCAGAAACAATTGCCAAAGAACTTGGTCATGATGAAGCTTGGATTACGACAGAAATTGCTAATTTTAAACAAATTGCGAAAGGTTTTCTCCTTTCTGAATTCCAAAAAATTTAAATTATCTTGACTTTGAGGATTTTTTAGCTTAAAACTATCTTACAAATATGATTTAGTGTTTTTTCTAATCAAAAAATTAGTTTCTGATTTTAAAAAATCATTAAACATCATAAAACCAATAGTTTACACTAAAAAAATATCTTACTTTTATATCCAAATTGATACATTTAGTTCTTAGAAAAAGCGTATTTAGCTATATTAACAAAAAATTAACACAACATTTGTATATACAACTATTAAAAGTTATACATTTGTATATACAAATTATACACTTACGACTATGACAATTGAAGAGGTTATTAAGAGTACGGTTAAGATGGATAATGCGAAAAAAGTTATTCTGAATATCATGTACACGCAGAATGTGATTCAGGATCATTTCAACGAGTTAATTAAACCGTATGATTTATCTGGAGAACAATATAATGTGTTACGTATATTAAGAGGGCAAAAAGGGAAACCTGCCAATATGTGCGTAATACAAGAGCGAATGCTTGCTAAAACGAGCAAC from Flavobacterium fluviale includes these protein-coding regions:
- a CDS encoding DUF6691 family protein; amino-acid sequence: MNNLENKNIDTEGINASQKKETGFANLKYLIVGIFFGIVFVKAEIISWFRIQEMFHLQSFFMYGVIGSAVAVGVVSVFIIKKFNTKTLQGEKIEIQPKTFNKGQVYGGLMFGFGWAITGACPGPLFAQIGTGATVIVVTLLSAIAGTWFYGLIKDKLPH
- a CDS encoding glycerol-3-phosphate dehydrogenase/oxidase codes for the protein MIRSEQLSQLQNTQEWDVIIIGGGASGLGTAIDAASRGYKTILLEAVDFAKGTSSRSTKLVHGGVRYLEQGDIHLVREALKERGLMIQNANHLVKNQSFVIPNYHWFGGYFYTFGLKIYDLLSGRLSLGSSKYLSKKKTIELLPNVEENGLKNGVIYHDGQFDDSRLAVNMAQTAAENGACILNYVKVVNLLKDNSNQVIGVQAQDLESGIKYELQGSAIINATGVFTNAIMKLNDNIYKKYIVPSQGIHLVFDKSFLPGGNALMIPKTKDGRVLFAVPWHNHIVVGTTDTLIKKQSLEPIALESEIEFVLDTAQRFLAKKPTRADVLSVFAGLRPLAAPKEEGKSTKEVSRSHKIIVSETGLITITGGKWTTYRKIAEDLIDKAIKTGKLTKKECVTEHLSIHGNKPTTSLARENHLYIYGSDIPKILELQQSKPELKEKLHPDYEFTMAEVVWAIRYEMARTIDDILARRVRLLFLDAKAAIEAAEKTAETIAKELGHDEAWITTEIANFKQIAKGFLLSEFQKI
- a CDS encoding MarR family winged helix-turn-helix transcriptional regulator; amino-acid sequence: MTIEEVIKSTVKMDNAKKVILNIMYTQNVIQDHFNELIKPYDLSGEQYNVLRILRGQKGKPANMCVIQERMLAKTSNTTRLVDKLLLKEFVTRNVCPDNRRKIEVLITQKGLDVLKELDPKVDEHEKTFADNLKPEELTFLNQLLEKYRTNK